One Candidatus Thorarchaeota archaeon DNA segment encodes these proteins:
- a CDS encoding DsrE family protein → MPGTLGILLTSGPYTYQHSDTFFDLALAALKKGHSVKAFLYVDGVHNAKLDQDPSPERPMNENFQELADKGVIFHACGLCTLARGYGRLGEDFIEGVEVTGLTEFAEIVGECDRLVTFSI, encoded by the coding sequence TTGCCAGGAACCCTCGGAATACTCCTTACATCCGGACCATATACGTACCAACATAGCGACACATTCTTCGATTTGGCTTTAGCTGCGTTGAAGAAGGGCCATTCAGTGAAAGCCTTCCTCTATGTTGATGGCGTGCACAACGCGAAGCTCGACCAAGATCCATCTCCTGAACGCCCGATGAATGAGAATTTCCAAGAGTTAGCTGACAAGGGTGTAATCTTCCATGCATGTGGGCTCTGCACACTGGCAAGAGGCTACGGCAGACTTGGCGAAGACTTCATTGAGGGGGTCGAAGTCACAGGGTTAACGGAATTTGCTGAGATTGTGGGAGAATGTGACAGACTTGTGACATTTTCGATATGA
- a CDS encoding sulfurtransferase TusA family protein, translating into MSSYEIARELDASGLRCPMPVLKMKQEIGEIEIGEVLKVIATDVGTKKDFPVWAKRSGNEILEMKEDGDAIIWFIKRIE; encoded by the coding sequence ATGAGTAGTTACGAAATTGCGAGAGAACTCGATGCAAGCGGCCTTCGCTGCCCAATGCCGGTTCTCAAAATGAAACAAGAGATTGGAGAAATTGAGATCGGAGAGGTTCTCAAAGTCATCGCTACTGATGTGGGCACAAAGAAGGATTTTCCAGTATGGGCAAAGCGCAGCGGTAACGAGATTCTAGAAATGAAAGAAGATGGTGATGCAATCATCTGGTTTATCAAGCGTATCGAGTGA
- a CDS encoding DsrE family protein codes for MDSIYIVGQHGPEVAERCYGPFVTATTAQAQEVKCKIFLMMDGVELAKDGMAEKVQAPGFPPLPDLINMFLESGGELELCSNSVEFRGISEEDLRDDRITIAGAATMVDDILNYDRTLYF; via the coding sequence ATGGATTCGATCTACATTGTCGGTCAACATGGCCCAGAAGTCGCTGAACGTTGCTATGGCCCATTTGTAACAGCAACAACAGCTCAGGCTCAAGAAGTGAAATGCAAGATATTTCTCATGATGGATGGAGTTGAACTCGCAAAGGACGGAATGGCTGAGAAAGTTCAAGCACCCGGATTTCCTCCCTTACCTGATTTGATCAATATGTTCTTGGAATCTGGTGGAGAACTCGAGCTTTGTTCCAATTCTGTTGAATTCAGGGGGATTTCTGAGGAGGATTTGAGGGATGATAGGATTACTATCGCTGGAGCAGCCACGATGGTGGATGATATTCTGAATTATGATAGAACGTTATACTTCTAA
- a CDS encoding DsrE family protein has protein sequence MEFTEKKVLFLIKKRPYGTIMNFEAWRAAVGMFGMDHTPTMLFLGDGVYSLLKEMDSKPIELFKRTYLSFEGKILASSSALQEREIKPGQLISEVEIVGSDEIGRLLEENQMVVSF, from the coding sequence ATGGAATTTACTGAGAAAAAGGTTCTATTCCTCATTAAGAAAAGACCTTATGGTACTATAATGAATTTTGAAGCTTGGCGAGCTGCAGTAGGCATGTTCGGGATGGATCATACTCCAACTATGCTTTTCTTGGGTGATGGCGTCTATTCTTTGCTTAAGGAAATGGATAGTAAACCCATCGAGCTTTTCAAACGAACTTATCTTAGCTTTGAAGGCAAGATACTGGCAAGCAGTAGTGCATTGCAAGAGAGGGAAATAAAGCCCGGTCAGCTGATTTCTGAGGTTGAAATCGTGGGAAGCGATGAGATTGGAAGACTCCTAGAAGAAAATCAAATGGTTGTGTCATTCTGA